Below is a genomic region from Amycolatopsis sp. 195334CR.
CGCGCAACTGGGAACGCCCGGGCGACGGGCAAGACGTGACGATCGCGATCAGCAGGCTGAAGTCCACCGGCGAGACCACGGCGTCCGTGCTGACCAACCCGGGCGGTCCCGGCGGCCCGGGCCGCTCGTTCCCCGCCTCGATGGCCGATCAGGCGAAGCTGCGCGAGCACCAGGAGATCATCGGTATCGACACGCGCGGCACCGGCCGCAGCACGAACATCTCGTGCGGCGGGGTGGGCGGCACCGTCGAGACGCACGACCCGCGCGACCGCGACCCGCGCAACCTGGACCTGCTCCTGGACGCGGTGGAACTGACCACGGAGGCCTGCGAGCAGACCTCCGGCGAACTGGTGAAATTCGTCGACACCTTCCACAACACCAAGGACCTGGACCTGCTGCGGGTGCTGCTCGGCCGGGACAAGATCAACTGGATCGGCTACTCGGCGGGCACCTGGCTCGGCGCGCACTACGCCCAGCGCTTCCCCGACCGCGTCGGCCGGTTCGTGCTGGACTCCTCGGTCGACTTCACCTCGAGCTGGGCGACGACGTTCGACCTGCAGCCGATGGGCTACGAACGCCGCTGGCGGCAGGACTTCCTGCCGTGGGCCGCGACCCACCACGACCGGTACGGGCTCGGCGTTACCGGCGAGGAGGTCCGGCAGACCTTCGAACGGGTCCGGTACGCGCTGACCCAGAACCCGGTCGAGGTCGGTGGCACGAAGGTCGGCCCGGTCGAACTGGACAGCCGGTTCATCGGCCTGCTCAAGAGCAAGGCCGCCTTCCCCGGCCTGGCCGACTTCCTGGCCCAGCTCAAGACGCTGACCGGGAACGACGCCACGGAGCAGGCCAAGGCCCAGGCCAAGACGGCGATCGCGGCGGCGCCGGCCGAGCCGGACCCCCTCGACGCGCTGCTCGCCGTGCTCACCGCGGTCCGGTGCAACGACGCCCCCGAGCACGGCACCCGGAAGTCGGTGATCCGCCGGTCGCAGAAGTTCCTCGACCAGGATTACCTGCTGGCCGGCGGGCAGTGGATGTTCATCCAGAACTGCATCTTCTGGGACCACCAGCCCCGCCCGCTGCCCAAGGTGGACGGCAAGGGCGTGCCGCCGGTGCTGATGGTCCAGTCGGTCAACGACCCGGCCACCCCCATCGAAGCGGCTCGCAAGGCACACGCCGGGTTCAAGAACTCCCGGCTGCTGACCGTCACCGGCGAGGGTGACCACGGCATCTACGGCTACGGGAACGCGGCCGTGGACAAGGTCGTCGACGCCTACCTGGTCGACGGCGTGGTCCCGGCGAACCAGAGCCTGCCCGGCATGCCACTGCCCAACCCCGCCTGACCGCGGAGTCGGACCCTCCCCGGCGAGGCGGTGCACCGCCTCGCCGGGGTCTGTCGCGTCCCGCGGGTCGCGCACACGGTGTGCGGCCCGCCTGCCCATTTCGGTGAGGGGCGGGGCGTAGGTGGTGATGCCGGGCGACCGGACGGCGAAAGTGGTGACCACGACGCGCGAGCGTGCCGCCGTGCGGGGTGCGGTCAGCACGACTTCGGGAATTCCCGCTTCGGCGATGGCGCGGCGGTAACTCTCGATGCGGTCGCGGCTGGTGCTCAACCGGAGTTCGCCGACGAGGCGGCGATGCCGGTGTGCCCGGCTCTCGCCGATGGCGACCACTCGCTTGCGGCGCGTCCGGTGGTTCGGGTTGCCTGGGACCGGGGCCGGTCGAATTGGATGTGGTTGGAGAGGCGGGAGCCGGCGATGGGAGTCGAGTCAGCCAACTATTGGTATGTGGCGGGTGAGGAGGTGGCCATCGAGGCGATTCTGCGGGAGTTGGGGGCAGAGCAGCCCGTTGACCAACGGGTTGTCGAGTATGTGCTCCGTGATGAGGACCATTGGATCGATGTGCAGATCCAGGACCGGCTCCCCGCGTCCCCGCCTTCGGCGTGGATAAGGATCGCCTTGACCAACCCCCTCAGTGTGGAATCCAGGCTGCGCGGATTGGCGGAGACATTGCTTCACCAGGGCGGCGGAACCGTGGTCGACATGGATAGCCGCAGGCGGCTCTCGGGTGTGACGGGCGGGAAGGTGAATGACGCCGAGTGGTCAGAACTGTGGTCAGCGTATTTGGGCAAGCGATCAGTGTTCCGTCAGTACTACGGAACGCTTGAGGCGGCCATCTCCGGTGCCGCGGTGTTCGCGACGCTCCGAGATCAGAAGCGATAGCCGACGCCCCAGGGAGACGGACTTGAGCGGCCCGCGCGCTCGTGTTCGCCCCTCACTGTCCTTTATGGAGGATGGCGAACGTGGCCGAATCGGGCGGTAGCCCCGAAACGGGCGCACCCCCGCGACCTGGGGACCTTCTGGGTGGGACATGGAACTGGTCGGGTGGCACGCCGAGACCGCGGCCCTCGACGAGCTGCTGGACCGTGCGGCGGACGGCGCGGGTTCTCACGTCCTTCGCGAGGCGATCGTGGTGTTCATGCCCGGTGGCAGAGGCGCCCGGGCGCCGCGGCGCGCGCTGGGTCGGCCGGTCAATCGTTCACCCCGCGACGTTCATGCCATCGTGAAAGCCGCACACACGTGCGTCGTAGCCCGGTTCGTCATGGAGTTGGCCAAGGTGCGCCACCGCCCACCTCGAACTTTTACCGACACGGGCGGGAGTTCGTTGACCCGGTTGCCGGATCGACTTCGGATAGGGGGTCGGGGAGGCTGCCCGCCGTGGAGGGCAAACCCGAGCGCAGAGCGTGGTTCGTCGACGTGACGATGTTCGTCCTGACGGTGCTGATGGCGATCGCGGTCAACTACGCGACGAGCGGTGACCAGGCTCCGGGGCCGCTGGCACTGGTCAAGCAGCGGCCGTGGCAGTTCATCCTCATCCTGTCCGTCCTGGGGCTGCTGGTGTACGCCTGGCAGGGTCGGTGGCCCGGTAGACCAGGGCGTGGGGTTCAAGCCAAGCACGTGACGCGCGCCTGTCAGTCCCTCGCGAACCAGGTTCGCGCCGACTGGGTCGAGAAGATCCTGGCGCCCTCGGTGGAGGTGGAACTGCCCGCCCCGGTTCTGGTCCAACGGTGGAACGCGGTGCGCAGTGCCTACACCACCGGCGCGGGCCCGCCCGGGGACGACCCGGTTCCGCCGGGAGTCCGGCTGGTCGACCTCGCCGAGCAGCGAGGCTGGCGCATGCTGGTGCTCGGGGCCGCCGGTGCCGGCAAGACGACCGCGTTGCTCACCGTGGTACGAGACCTCCTCGATCGCGGCACCGGCCCGGTTCCCGTCGTGTTCCTGCTGTCGCGGTGGACGCGCAAGCGATCTCTGCTGGCTCGGTGGCTGGCCGACGAACTGGTCTCCCTTTATAAACTCTCCGGTCGGGACGTCGCGGCGCACCTCGTCCGGGAGCGTCTCGTGCTCCCCGTCCTCGACGGCCTCAACGAGGTGGATCCCCGGTACCGCCAGGCCTGCATCGAGGCGATCGAGCAGTTCCGCGACGGGTTCCCCGATCCGCCACCGGTGCTGGTCGGTGCCCGCACCGGCGAGCACCCCGACCTGCCCAGACTGGGCCTGAACGGAGCGGTGCTCGTGTCCCCGCTCTCACACGAGCAGGTCGAGCGATACCTGACCGGGAGCGGCCAGGAGCTGGCGGCGCTGCGGGACGCGTTCCACCGCAGCGAGGAACTGGCCGAGTTGTTGTCCAAGCCGCTGTTCCTGCACCAGGCGGCCACGGTCTACCGCGGCGCGGAACCGCTCCCCGACACCGGTTGGGCGGCGGAGCACCTGATCTCGGCCTACGTCCACCGGATGCTGACCTACCAGGCGGTCACCGATCCGCCCGACCCCCCACGGCTCGACGACCAGGTGCTGCTGGCCTGGCTCAGGTGGGTCGCGGTCGGCCTGGTGCGTGACAGACAGGACCTGTTCCGGATAGCCGAGGTGGACGCCGGCGCGCTGGCCGGCTCCAGCCGCCGCTGGTGGGCGTCGACCGGGCTGAACTGGGCGATCGGGATCGCCGGTGGTCTCGTGATCGGTGGGTTGTTCGCGAGGATGGGCTGGTCGGATACCGCGCCGTTCCCGTGGTACCTCGGGTACAGCGCCGGTGCGATCGCCGTCGCGTCGGTGACGCTCTTCCTGCTGGCCAGGGAGTCCCGTGTGCCGGACGGGCCGGTGCTGCGGTGGAACTGGAAAGCCGCCTTCGGCTGGCTGCTTTCACCGTTCGCGTTCGTCACCGTGAGCGGCTTGGTGGCGACGGCGATCCTCCTCCGGCGGTTCGTCGACCCGGTGATCGGCAGCAACACGCTGACGCTCGTGGCGATGGGGAGCTGGCTGGTGCTGTGCTCAGCGGGGCACCGCATGACCAAGCCGGCCGAAGCGCTGCCCAGCGAGCTCGACGCCCTGCTGCGGGCCGTCAACCGGAGCTGGGTGCTGGTGCTTCTTTCGGGCGCGCTGGTGCACGCACTGGCCGTCGCGATGTTCAGAGCGACGCCGGTGTGGCCGCACTTCGTGGTCGACACCACGCTTCTGCTCTGGGTCACGGGGGCGGCGTTGGCAGCAGTCGTGACCGGCGTGGTCCTGCTCGCCGCTCCCGCGCGCGGCCAGCACTCCCTTGCCTTCACCGCGGCGGTCCTCGGAGCCGCGGCCACGTGTCTCCTGATCAGTGCGCTGGACTCGTCGACCTGGGTCGCGTCCCTGCACCGATGGATCTTCAACCCGGTGCTGCTGGCCCTGGTGGTCACGGTGACGGCGGCCTCGATCGCCGTGCACCGTCGCTGGGGGCCGGTGGCCGGGCACGCGGCGGGCGGGCTGGTCGCAGCCTGCGGCAGCCTGGTGTTGATCCAGCAGGTCGACGTCATCCGCTTCGGCTGGTACGGCGATCCTCCGTTGTTGCCGCTGACGATCGCGTTGACCTCGGGTATCGGGCTCGTCATCTACGGCGGGGGCTCGGCCTGGCTGGGCCGCCAACTCACCCGCGTCCTGCTCGTCCGCGAAGGCCACCCGCCGGACATCGACGCCACAGCCGCCGACGCGTGCGCCAGAGGGCTCCTGCGCCGCACCGCCGGCGGCTATCTGTTCCCCCACGACCTCGTCCGCCTCCACCTCGCCACCGGACCGACCCGGCAGCCCTGACAAGTGCGCCGGATGCGTTGGGCAGCGGGGCATCACGGCTTCCTCCTCGGCCATGCGCGCGGGCGGTGAACTGCGACACCACCGCACGCGTGTGGGCGACACCGGTGAGCATGGTCAACCGTCCTTCCGCGGGTCCAGCGGCTGATCGGCCTGCCCGGCAGGCGCGGTTTTCTGGTGGTGGGTGGTGGCCCAGGAGGCGAGGATTCTCAGCTTGTCGTCGGCGGGCGTGCCGGGTTCGGCGGTCCAGGTGATGAGTTGCTGTTCCGGGTCGGCGGTGCAGGTGAGCGTGTCCCAGTCGAGGGTGAGGTCGCCGACGACGGGGTGGTGGATGGTCTTGGTGCCGAGGCGTCTGCCCATGACGTGGTGGGCCGCCCACCACTGGCGGAACTGCTGGTCCTGCACGGACAACTCGCCCACCAGCGCGATGAGCTGTGGGTCGTCGGGGTAGGTCGCGGCTTCCCGGCGCAGCAGCGCCACACACGTGTGGGCCACGGCCTCCCAGTCGGTGTAGAGGGCCCGCATGGCGGGGTCGGCGAACACGAGTCGCAGGTAGTTGCGCTGCTTGTCCGGGATCTGCCCGAAATCGGTGACAAGAGCGGCGGCGAGCGAGTTCCAGGCCAGGATGTCCATGCGCCGCCCCAGCACGATGGCGGGAACGCCGCGAAGCTCGTCGAGCAGCCGCCGCAGGGTGGGCTGGACGGTCTGTCGGGCACGGCGCCGTGGCCGGCCGATGTCCTTGCCGGCCAACTCGGCGAGGTACTCCCGCTGGTCGTCGTCGAGGCGCAGCGCGCGTGTCAGAGCGTCGAGCACCGTAGCCGAGGCCGGGACGCGCCCCTGTTCCAGGCGGGTGTAGTAGTCGGTGCTGATCGCGGCGAGTTGGGCGACCTCTTCGCGACGCAGGCCCGGTACCCGCCGCACGGTCCCGGTCTCGGGCAGGCCCGCTTGCCGTGGGCTCAGCTCGGCACGGCGGGCCTTGAGGAACTCTCCCAGCTCGCTGCGGTGCGCGTCGCTGTCGGACATGCGCCTCAGTCTCCCAGCAGTGCGCGTCGTGTGCCTGGGAAGAATGCTTCCCAGGATGTCGCTGTCCCTGGGAAGAGACTGTCCGTTGTTGCCCGCCGAGCGGGTTGCCACCCTCGATCTCGGGAAGCCGAAACGGCCACCCCAGCGAGAGGAGATGCAGTCTCATGGAGCACGACAAAGCCCAGGCGGCGTTCGACAACTTCGTCCAGCTGTGGACCACGGGCACGACCGGAGGGCGCCGCGCACCGGTGCTGCGTCGCCCGGACGAGGTGGGTCTGTCCTACCAGGACGTCACCTTCCCGTCCACGGACGGCGTGCCGCTGGAGGGCTGGTTCATCCCGGCCGACTCGGACAAGCTGGTGATCCACAACCACTTCCTGCCCGGCAACCGCTACGGATACCCGGGTCACCTGCCCGAGTTCGGTGGCCTGGGCGGGTTCGAGGTCAACTTCCTGCCCGAGTACCGGGCGCTGCACGACGCCGGCTACAACGTCCTCGCCTACGACCTGCGCAACCACGGCCTGAGCGGCCAGGGCAACGGCGGTATCGCGGGCATCGGCCTGCTCGAGTACCGGGACGTGATCGGCTCCCTGCGTTACGCCGCCTCGCGCCCGGACACCAAGGCCATGCGCAAAGTGCTGCTGTCGGTGTGCCTCGGCGCCGACTCGACCGCCGTGGCCTGGTCCCGGCATCCCGAGGAATTCGCCGAGATCCAGGCCATGGTCATGCTGCAGCCGGTCTCGGGTCGCCCGATCGTCGAGCGGTTCGTCGAGGGCATCGGCATGGCCGATGGCTTCGCGCAGTTCGACAAGGCCGTGCACGAGCGCACCGGGTTCCACCTCGACGAACAGACCCCGCTTCACCACGTTCACGCGATCACCGTGCCCACGCTCGTCGCCCAGGTCCACCACGACATCATGACCCGCCCCGACGACGTCCAGTCGATCTTCGACGCCCTGCCCATCGAAGACAAGGAACTGCACTGGATCGAAGGCACGGACCGCCGCTTCGACGGCTACAACTACTTCGGCGAGCACCCCGAGATCCCGATCAACTGGTTCGATAAGCACCTCAAGTGACCAGCACGAACAGTGACGATCAGGACACGCGACGATGCCGAGGGCCGTCCGGCACCAGCGCGGGCAGAACGGCTCGGCGGGCAGCCGAGGAGCGGGTGCGCTTTCCGGTCAGCCCAGCGACGCACTCGCGGCGCGCAGCTCGTCCAGGGCCTTCATGAGGCAGGCGGCGAACCCGTCCTCGCGGTCGCTTTCGGACCATTCGACGTACCCCCGCTTGAAGGCGAGGACGCCGAGCTCGCTGGCGAGGGCGGCGGTCGGATCGGGCACGCCGCGGGCGACCAGGGCGGCGGTCATGGCGGCCGCGAGGCTGACGGTCTTGAGGGCGTCGCGCTCCTGAAGTTCGGTGCTGGCGGCGACGGCCGCCTTCAGCCGGGGGGCGATTTCCCGGCTCATCGGGCCCATCGCGGTCGAGGCGCGCTGCAGACCGGCGGCGACCGCCTCGAGCGGGCTGGCGTCGGC
It encodes:
- a CDS encoding NACHT domain-containing NTPase, which gives rise to MEGKPERRAWFVDVTMFVLTVLMAIAVNYATSGDQAPGPLALVKQRPWQFILILSVLGLLVYAWQGRWPGRPGRGVQAKHVTRACQSLANQVRADWVEKILAPSVEVELPAPVLVQRWNAVRSAYTTGAGPPGDDPVPPGVRLVDLAEQRGWRMLVLGAAGAGKTTALLTVVRDLLDRGTGPVPVVFLLSRWTRKRSLLARWLADELVSLYKLSGRDVAAHLVRERLVLPVLDGLNEVDPRYRQACIEAIEQFRDGFPDPPPVLVGARTGEHPDLPRLGLNGAVLVSPLSHEQVERYLTGSGQELAALRDAFHRSEELAELLSKPLFLHQAATVYRGAEPLPDTGWAAEHLISAYVHRMLTYQAVTDPPDPPRLDDQVLLAWLRWVAVGLVRDRQDLFRIAEVDAGALAGSSRRWWASTGLNWAIGIAGGLVIGGLFARMGWSDTAPFPWYLGYSAGAIAVASVTLFLLARESRVPDGPVLRWNWKAAFGWLLSPFAFVTVSGLVATAILLRRFVDPVIGSNTLTLVAMGSWLVLCSAGHRMTKPAEALPSELDALLRAVNRSWVLVLLSGALVHALAVAMFRATPVWPHFVVDTTLLLWVTGAALAAVVTGVVLLAAPARGQHSLAFTAAVLGAAATCLLISALDSSTWVASLHRWIFNPVLLALVVTVTAASIAVHRRWGPVAGHAAGGLVAACGSLVLIQQVDVIRFGWYGDPPLLPLTIALTSGIGLVIYGGGSAWLGRQLTRVLLVREGHPPDIDATAADACARGLLRRTAGGYLFPHDLVRLHLATGPTRQP
- a CDS encoding alpha/beta hydrolase, giving the protein MDKRVRFAVVIPAVVGGLLAGLTPALANPGTLNTTGIPARYADQELDWRQCTAEDVPDQPDTAKLLECATFATPRNWERPGDGQDVTIAISRLKSTGETTASVLTNPGGPGGPGRSFPASMADQAKLREHQEIIGIDTRGTGRSTNISCGGVGGTVETHDPRDRDPRNLDLLLDAVELTTEACEQTSGELVKFVDTFHNTKDLDLLRVLLGRDKINWIGYSAGTWLGAHYAQRFPDRVGRFVLDSSVDFTSSWATTFDLQPMGYERRWRQDFLPWAATHHDRYGLGVTGEEVRQTFERVRYALTQNPVEVGGTKVGPVELDSRFIGLLKSKAAFPGLADFLAQLKTLTGNDATEQAKAQAKTAIAAAPAEPDPLDALLAVLTAVRCNDAPEHGTRKSVIRRSQKFLDQDYLLAGGQWMFIQNCIFWDHQPRPLPKVDGKGVPPVLMVQSVNDPATPIEAARKAHAGFKNSRLLTVTGEGDHGIYGYGNAAVDKVVDAYLVDGVVPANQSLPGMPLPNPA
- a CDS encoding S9 family peptidase, with translation MEHDKAQAAFDNFVQLWTTGTTGGRRAPVLRRPDEVGLSYQDVTFPSTDGVPLEGWFIPADSDKLVIHNHFLPGNRYGYPGHLPEFGGLGGFEVNFLPEYRALHDAGYNVLAYDLRNHGLSGQGNGGIAGIGLLEYRDVIGSLRYAASRPDTKAMRKVLLSVCLGADSTAVAWSRHPEEFAEIQAMVMLQPVSGRPIVERFVEGIGMADGFAQFDKAVHERTGFHLDEQTPLHHVHAITVPTLVAQVHHDIMTRPDDVQSIFDALPIEDKELHWIEGTDRRFDGYNYFGEHPEIPINWFDKHLK
- a CDS encoding helix-turn-helix transcriptional regulator; translation: MSDSDAHRSELGEFLKARRAELSPRQAGLPETGTVRRVPGLRREEVAQLAAISTDYYTRLEQGRVPASATVLDALTRALRLDDDQREYLAELAGKDIGRPRRRARQTVQPTLRRLLDELRGVPAIVLGRRMDILAWNSLAAALVTDFGQIPDKQRNYLRLVFADPAMRALYTDWEAVAHTCVALLRREAATYPDDPQLIALVGELSVQDQQFRQWWAAHHVMGRRLGTKTIHHPVVGDLTLDWDTLTCTADPEQQLITWTAEPGTPADDKLRILASWATTHHQKTAPAGQADQPLDPRKDG
- a CDS encoding TetR/AcrR family transcriptional regulator, yielding MGRWEPGARERLVMAAVDLFTEQGYDATTVAQIAERAGVTKSTFFRHFPDKREVLVAGQETLSRLLTEGIAEAPADASPLEAVAAGLQRASTAMGPMSREIAPRLKAAVAASTELQERDALKTVSLAAAMTAALVARGVPDPTAALASELGVLAFKRGYVEWSESDREDGFAACLMKALDELRAASASLG